Proteins encoded in a region of the Streptomyces sp. NBC_01471 genome:
- the truB gene encoding tRNA pseudouridine(55) synthase TruB, whose protein sequence is MTQLNTVPDGLVIVDKPSGFTSHDVVAKMRGIAKTRRVGHAGTLDPMATGVLVLGVEKATKMLGHLALTEKEYLGTIRLGQNTVTDDAEGEITSSADASAVTREAIDAGVAQQTGALMQVPSKVSAIKIDGKRSYARVRGGEEFDIPARPVTVSSFRVYDVRPAVADDGTPVVDLVVSVVCSSGTYIRAIARDLGAATGVGGHLTALRRTRVGPYGLDTARTLDQLQEELTVMPAADAAAAAFPRWDVDERRARLLLNGVRLDMPGYPAGAVAAFGPDERLLALVEEENGKAKSLAVFG, encoded by the coding sequence ATGACACAGCTGAACACCGTGCCGGACGGCCTTGTCATCGTCGACAAGCCGTCCGGCTTCACTTCGCACGACGTCGTGGCCAAGATGCGCGGGATCGCGAAGACCCGCCGCGTCGGCCACGCGGGCACCCTCGACCCGATGGCCACGGGCGTGCTCGTCCTCGGGGTCGAGAAGGCCACCAAGATGCTCGGCCACCTCGCGCTGACCGAGAAGGAGTACCTCGGTACGATCCGGCTCGGCCAGAACACCGTCACGGACGACGCCGAGGGCGAGATCACCTCGTCCGCCGACGCGTCGGCGGTGACCCGGGAAGCCATCGACGCCGGGGTGGCGCAGCAGACCGGTGCCCTCATGCAGGTGCCGTCCAAGGTCAGCGCCATCAAGATCGACGGCAAGCGTTCGTACGCGCGGGTGCGCGGCGGCGAGGAGTTCGACATCCCGGCCCGCCCGGTGACCGTCTCCTCGTTCCGGGTGTACGACGTCCGTCCGGCCGTCGCCGACGACGGGACGCCCGTCGTCGACCTGGTCGTCTCGGTGGTCTGCTCCTCCGGCACGTACATCCGCGCCATCGCCCGTGACCTCGGCGCGGCCACCGGGGTCGGCGGCCACCTGACGGCGCTGCGCCGGACCCGGGTCGGCCCGTACGGGCTCGACACGGCCCGGACCCTGGACCAGCTCCAGGAGGAGCTGACGGTGATGCCGGCCGCGGACGCCGCCGCCGCCGCGTTCCCGCGCTGGGACGTGGACGAGAGGCGGGCCAGGCTGCTGCTCAACGGAGTCCGGCTCGACATGCCCGGCTACCCCGCCGGGGCCGTGGCCGCCTTCGGTCCCGACGAGCGGCTCCTCGCCCTGGTCGAGGAGGAGAACGGCAAGGCGAAGAGCCTTGCCGTCTTCGGCTGA
- the rbfA gene encoding 30S ribosome-binding factor RbfA, translating to MADNARAKKLADLIQEVVAEKLQRGIKDPRLGTHVTITDTRVTGDLREATVFYTVYGDDEERASAAAGLESAKGILRSAVGAAAGTKFTPTLAFVADALPESAKAIEDLLDRARASDAKVREASSGAAYAGGADPYRKPEDEADEAAASGDDDGDNASA from the coding sequence GTGGCCGACAACGCGCGGGCGAAAAAGCTGGCGGACCTCATCCAGGAGGTGGTCGCCGAGAAACTGCAGCGCGGCATCAAGGACCCCCGTCTGGGCACGCACGTGACCATCACGGACACCCGCGTCACCGGTGACCTGCGGGAGGCCACGGTCTTCTACACGGTCTACGGGGACGACGAGGAGCGGGCGAGCGCGGCAGCCGGTCTGGAGAGCGCCAAGGGCATCCTGCGCTCGGCGGTCGGCGCGGCGGCGGGGACGAAGTTCACCCCCACCCTCGCCTTCGTGGCGGACGCCCTGCCGGAGAGCGCCAAGGCGATCGAGGACCTCCTCGACCGGGCCAGGGCGTCGGACGCCAAGGTGCGCGAGGCGTCTTCCGGCGCCGCGTACGCCGGTGGCGCCGACCCGTACCGCAAGCCGGAGGACGAGGCCGACGAGGCCGCGGCGTCCGGCGACGACGACGGGGACAACGCCTCCGCATGA
- a CDS encoding DUF503 domain-containing protein, with translation MFVGTLSFDLLLGDVRSLKEKRSVVRPIVAELQRRFAVSAAEVGDQDLHRRARIGLAVVSGGTEHLTDVLDRCERLVAARPEVELLSVRRRLHGDEDD, from the coding sequence ATGTTTGTAGGGACACTGTCCTTCGATCTCCTGCTCGGCGACGTACGGTCGCTGAAGGAGAAACGCTCCGTCGTCCGGCCCATCGTGGCCGAACTCCAGCGCAGGTTCGCGGTGAGTGCGGCCGAGGTCGGCGACCAGGATCTGCACCGCAGGGCCAGGATCGGCCTCGCCGTGGTGTCCGGCGGGACGGAGCATCTCACTGATGTACTCGACCGGTGCGAGCGACTTGTCGCCGCCCGGCCCGAGGTGGAGCTGCTGTCCGTACGACGGCGGCTGCACGGCGACGAAGACGATTGA
- the infB gene encoding translation initiation factor IF-2, with protein MAKVRVYELAKEFGVESKVVMAKLQELGEFVRSASSTIEAPVVRKLTDALQGPGGNAGKSAAKPGAPRKAAPSPAPRAGSTPAAPSPAAAARPAAPKPGVPAPKPAAAEAPQSSAPSTPSAPSPAAPGPRPGPKPAAKPAPAAPVPAAEFSAPAPAQPAAPQTPRPSGATPGPRPTNARPAPAGGQRDGGRGGERPARPAGQGAPRPGGNRPSGPRPGNNPFTSGGSTGMARPQAPRPGGAPRPGGGQDRPGGPRPQGGPGGAPRPQGQGGARPSPGGMPRPQGGAPRPGGAPSGNRPNPGMMPQRPAASPRPGGGPGGGGRGPGGGAGRPGGGARPGGGGFAGRPAGPGGGGRPGGGGGFGGRPGGGAPGGGFGGRPGFAGRPGGPGGRGGTQGAFGRPGGPARRGRKSKRQRRQEYEAMQAPSVGGVMLPRGNGQAVRLSRGASLTDFAEKINANPASLVAVMMNLGEMVTATQSVSDETLKLLADEMNYVLEIVSPEEEDRELLESFDIEFGEDEGGEEALVSRPPVVTVMGHVDHGKTRLLDAIRKTNVIAGEAGGITQHIGAYQVSSEVNGEDRRITFIDTPGHEAFTAMRARGAKSTDIAILVVAANDGVMPQTIEALNHVKAAGVPIVVAVNKIDVEGADPTKVRGQLTEFGLVAEEYGGDTMFVDISAKQGLNIDSLLEAVVLTADASLDLRANPEQDAQGIAIESHLDKGRGAVSTVLVQRGTLRIGDTMVVGDAYGRVRAMLDDNGNNLEEAGPSTPVLVLGLTNVPGAGDNFLVVDEDRTARQIAEKRAARERNANFARKGVRFSLENLDEALKAGLVQELNLIIKGDASGSVEALESSLLQLDVGEEVDIRVLHRGVGAVTESDIDLATGSDAIVIGFNVRAAGRAAQMAEREGVDVRYYSVIYQAIEEIEAALKGMLKPEYEEVELGTAEIREIFRSSKLGNIAGVLVRSGEVKRNTKARLLRDGKVIAENLNISGLRRFKDDVTEIREGFEGGINLGNFNDIKIDDVIATYEMREKPRG; from the coding sequence GTGGCTAAGGTCCGGGTATACGAACTCGCCAAGGAGTTCGGAGTTGAGAGCAAGGTCGTCATGGCCAAGCTCCAAGAACTCGGTGAGTTCGTACGTTCGGCGTCCTCGACGATCGAGGCGCCGGTTGTACGCAAGTTGACTGACGCTTTGCAGGGGCCCGGCGGCAACGCCGGCAAGTCCGCTGCCAAGCCCGGCGCGCCCCGCAAGGCCGCGCCCTCTCCCGCACCCCGTGCGGGTTCCACGCCCGCGGCGCCGTCCCCGGCCGCCGCGGCCCGTCCCGCTGCCCCGAAGCCCGGTGTCCCGGCCCCCAAGCCGGCAGCCGCCGAGGCTCCGCAGAGCAGCGCTCCCAGCACCCCCTCGGCGCCGTCTCCGGCCGCCCCGGGTCCGCGTCCGGGCCCCAAGCCCGCGGCCAAACCCGCTCCGGCGGCTCCGGTCCCGGCAGCCGAGTTCTCGGCGCCCGCCCCGGCCCAGCCGGCGGCGCCGCAGACCCCGCGTCCCTCGGGCGCGACCCCGGGTCCCCGTCCCACCAACGCCCGTCCGGCCCCGGCCGGCGGTCAGCGTGACGGTGGCCGCGGCGGCGAGCGTCCGGCACGGCCGGCCGGCCAGGGCGCCCCGCGCCCCGGCGGCAACCGTCCGTCCGGTCCCCGTCCGGGCAACAACCCGTTCACCTCCGGTGGCTCCACCGGTATGGCCCGCCCGCAGGCACCCCGTCCCGGTGGCGCCCCGCGTCCCGGCGGCGGCCAGGACCGCCCCGGCGGCCCGCGTCCGCAGGGTGGTCCCGGTGGCGCTCCGCGTCCCCAGGGCCAGGGCGGCGCACGTCCCAGCCCCGGCGGCATGCCCCGTCCGCAGGGCGGTGCCCCGCGTCCCGGCGGCGCCCCCAGCGGTAACCGTCCCAACCCCGGCATGATGCCGCAGCGTCCGGCTGCCAGCCCCCGTCCCGGTGGCGGTCCCGGCGGTGGCGGTCGTGGTCCCGGTGGCGGCGCGGGCCGTCCCGGCGGCGGCGCCCGTCCGGGCGGCGGCGGCTTCGCCGGCCGTCCGGCAGGTCCCGGCGGCGGCGGTCGTCCCGGCGGCGGCGGTGGCTTCGGCGGCCGTCCCGGCGGCGGTGCTCCCGGTGGTGGCTTCGGCGGACGTCCCGGTTTCGCGGGCCGTCCCGGCGGCCCCGGTGGCCGCGGCGGCACACAGGGTGCCTTCGGCCGTCCCGGCGGGCCCGCCCGCCGTGGCCGCAAGTCGAAGAGGCAGAGGCGCCAGGAGTACGAGGCCATGCAGGCCCCGTCGGTGGGCGGCGTCATGCTGCCCCGCGGCAACGGACAGGCCGTCCGGCTGTCGCGCGGTGCCTCCCTCACCGACTTCGCGGAGAAGATCAACGCCAACCCGGCGTCGCTCGTCGCCGTGATGATGAACCTCGGCGAGATGGTCACGGCCACGCAGTCCGTCTCCGACGAGACGCTGAAGCTCCTCGCGGACGAGATGAACTACGTCCTGGAGATCGTCAGCCCGGAGGAGGAGGACCGCGAGCTGCTCGAGTCCTTCGACATCGAGTTCGGCGAGGACGAGGGCGGCGAAGAGGCTCTCGTCTCGCGCCCGCCGGTCGTCACCGTCATGGGTCACGTCGACCACGGTAAGACCCGGCTGCTCGACGCGATCCGCAAGACGAACGTCATCGCGGGCGAGGCCGGCGGCATCACGCAGCACATCGGTGCCTACCAGGTCTCCTCCGAGGTCAACGGCGAGGACCGCCGGATCACCTTCATCGACACCCCGGGCCACGAGGCGTTCACCGCCATGCGTGCCCGTGGTGCGAAGTCCACCGACATCGCGATCCTCGTGGTGGCGGCGAACGACGGTGTGATGCCCCAGACGATCGAGGCGCTGAACCACGTCAAGGCGGCCGGTGTACCGATCGTCGTCGCGGTCAACAAGATCGACGTCGAGGGTGCCGACCCGACCAAGGTGCGCGGTCAGCTCACCGAGTTCGGTCTGGTGGCCGAGGAGTACGGCGGCGACACGATGTTCGTCGACATCTCCGCCAAGCAGGGACTCAACATCGACTCCCTCCTGGAGGCCGTGGTCCTGACCGCGGACGCCTCGCTCGACCTGCGGGCCAACCCGGAGCAGGACGCGCAGGGTATTGCGATCGAGTCCCACCTGGACAAGGGCCGCGGTGCCGTCTCGACGGTCCTGGTCCAGCGCGGCACGCTGCGCATCGGCGACACGATGGTGGTCGGCGACGCGTACGGCCGGGTCCGGGCGATGCTCGACGACAACGGCAACAACCTCGAGGAAGCGGGTCCCTCGACCCCCGTCCTCGTGCTGGGTCTCACCAACGTCCCGGGTGCCGGCGACAACTTCCTGGTGGTCGACGAGGACCGTACGGCCCGTCAGATCGCCGAGAAGCGTGCCGCCCGTGAGCGCAACGCCAACTTCGCCCGCAAGGGCGTCCGGTTCTCCCTGGAGAACCTGGACGAGGCGCTCAAGGCCGGTCTGGTCCAGGAGCTCAACCTCATCATCAAGGGCGACGCGTCCGGTTCGGTGGAGGCTCTCGAGTCCTCGCTGCTCCAGCTCGACGTCGGCGAAGAGGTCGACATCCGGGTCCTGCACCGCGGTGTGGGTGCGGTCACCGAGTCGGACATCGACCTGGCGACCGGCTCCGACGCCATCGTGATCGGCTTCAACGTGCGCGCCGCAGGGCGTGCCGCGCAGATGGCCGAGCGCGAAGGCGTGGACGTCCGGTACTACTCGGTCATCTACCAGGCGATCGAAGAGATCGAAGCGGCCCTCAAGGGCATGCTCAAGCCGGAGTACGAAGAGGTCGAGCTCGGCACGGCGGAGATCCGCGAGATCTTCCGCTCGTCCAAGCTGGGCAACATCGCCGGTGTGCTGGTCCGCTCCGGCGAGGTCAAGCGCAACACGAAGGCGCGCCTGCTCCGCGACGGCAAGGTCATCGCGGAGAACCTCAACATCTCCGGTCTGCGCCGCTTCAAGGACGACGTCACCGAGATCCGCGAAGGGTTCGAGGGTGGTATCAACCTCGGCAACTTCAACGACATCAAGATCGACGACGTCATCGCGACGTACGAGATGCGCGAGAAGCCCCGCGGCTGA
- a CDS encoding YlxR family protein, protein MSGRTVDRACPERTCVGCRERTVKSELLRIVVVGGRCVPDPRGTLPGRGAYLHPAPVCLDLAVRRRAFSRAFKARGPLDSAELTQYVGQAAP, encoded by the coding sequence GTGTCTGGCCGGACAGTCGACCGAGCGTGCCCTGAGCGAACCTGCGTGGGATGCCGGGAGCGGACGGTCAAGAGCGAACTGCTGCGCATCGTCGTGGTCGGGGGCAGATGCGTCCCTGATCCGCGCGGTACGCTGCCCGGCCGGGGTGCGTATCTGCACCCCGCCCCGGTCTGCCTCGACCTGGCGGTCCGCCGCCGGGCGTTCTCCAGGGCCTTCAAGGCCAGGGGGCCGCTCGACAGCGCGGAGCTGACCCAGTACGTCGGGCAGGCAGCACCGTAA